The DNA sequence AGGAAATATAGAAGTTACTACCCTGAAAGAACTGTTTGAGAAAGTTGTTCATCAAAATAAGACAAAGGTGGTGGTCCGAAAAGACAGAGAAATAATTAATTTTGCTCATAAAAATTATAAAGTTCTATCATATAAAGGTGGTATTGGCTATTGGATGCCAATTAAGCAAATGAGTAGACATAAGTATAAAGGCAAATTAATAAGACTGAGTCAAAAATGGGGAGAGATTACTGCCACACCCAATCATTCAATTTATGACTGTGATTTTAATTTGACCACCCCCCTTAAAAATCCAGAACTTTTAGGTTTAAGAAACATAAACCACATTTCCAAAAAAAAGAAATATCTGAATTTTTCAGGTAAAAAGTTAAAGGTCCTATTAAGAGTTTTGGGAGCCTACATTTCTGAAGGTTGGACAACATATAATAAAAGGAATGGGAGCTATCATTTTGGTATATCTAATACTGATGAAGAACAGATAGTATTGCTAAAAGATGATTTATTATCGCTGGGTTATAGACCGAATATTACCAAAACAAAGGGTGGATTATTTCAGCTAATAATTAGTAATAAAGGTTTTTTTAATTTTGTTAGAAAAGAGGCGGGATTTAGATCAGCAGGTAAATTTATTCCCTCTTTTATTTTTCAGCTAGAGACTTCTCTACAACAAGAATTTTTGCGGCTGTTAGTGTGGGGAGATGGGCAAGAGATAGTAAATAAAAATTATAAAACCACAAGATATGTTACTAAATCTAAAAAATTAGCTACAGGGCTATCTTTATTGCTTTCTCTATTTCATTATAATTATTCTGTAGGTTATGATAAAAGATTCAATGCTTACATCATTGTTTGGGGTAATGATTATACGATTTCATTAATAAATAAAGAATATACAGAAATACCTTACGACGGTTATGTTTATGATATTTCAGTAGATAATTTAAAAAACTTTGTTTGCGGAGTAGGGAATATAGTTGTTCATAATACGCATGTGGACCGCTCGCTTTACGAACCTGGTAGTTTTATTAAAACCGATGTTTATGGCACTTGGGTTTTGCTTGAGGTAGTGAAAAGGTTTAAGATTAAAAAATATTTGCAGGTCTCAACTGATGAAGTTTATGGTGATGTTTCTAGCCCCAATTTTTCAAAAGAGACGGACTTGTTGCACCCCTCGTCTCCTTATTCTGCTTCTAAGGCTGGCGGTGATATGCAGGTATTGGCAAGTCACCGAACTTTTGACTTACCGATTTTAATTACCAGAAGTTCTAATAATTATGGACCTTTCCAATATCCAGAAAAAATTGTACCTTTGTTTATAACGAATTGTCTGGAAAATAAGGAAGTGCCGGTTTATGACGGGGGAACGCAGATCAGGGATTGGTTGTATGTTGAGGATAATTGTACGGGCATTGATACGGTATTACACAAAGGCGAGTTTGGCGAGATTTATAATATCGGCGCTAATCAAGAGCCGGAAATTACTAATTTGGAGTTGACCAAAACAATATTAAAATTAACCGAGAAAGATGAATCTTTAATCAAACACGTTACTGGTCTTAGGCCTGGTCATGACCAACGTTATGCAGTGGACACTACAAAGATTCGTAAATTAGGATGGGAACCCAAAATGAGTTTTAAGGAGGGCATGAGTCAAACGGTTTATTGGTATGTTAAGAATCAGGATTGGTGGAAGAAGATAAAGAGCGGAGAATATCTTGAGTATTATAAGAAGCATTATCGCGAGTGATTGAATAATTAAGTAACTAACTAATCGAGTAATTAGGTAATTATTTATGTCAAAACCAAAGATATACCCATCGGTTGTTACTTGGGGAGCGGATTGGAGACAGCAATTAAGAGATGTTAAAAAATTGAAATTAAGGGAGGCGACTGTTTTTTTGACTGGAATTGACAAAGATGCACATCAAGAATTCTATAGATTTTTAAAAAATAGCGGGATTAAAAAAATACCTCATATTCATTTGCGGCATGATTTTGATGAGGACGAAATTAAAGACTTGACTAAAGAATATGGCGTAGATTATTTTACGATTCATTTTAAAACAGTTGAGCATTATTTGAATTGGAATAAAAGCTTGAAGGATAAAATGTGTGTTGAATATAATGCTGATGAATGGGAAGGAGTAAAAATTAACGATTTTGAATTTATAAAAGAGATTGCCGGGGTTTGTGTTGATATTGGGCACTATGCCGCTGAAAATTTGTTGAATCGGTTTAATACCATCGAATTGTTTAAAAAAGTGATTGACACTTATCCCGTTGTAATAAATCATCTAAATGGCAAATATTTTGTTAAAAACAAAGATGGATGCGATGAAATAAAGCGAGGACATTTAGTGGTTGACATAAAAAAAGATTTTGAATATTTGGATGATGTGCCTAGAAAATTATTTACTAAAAATGTTTATCTTGAATTAAGGAATACGATACCGGAACAGATTGAGATAAGGGATTATTTGTATGGGAAATATTTTAAATAAAAATTTCTACCCGACTTTAGTCGAGGGTTCGCGAAGCATTAGCTTCAGACGAAGGCAACTAAAGTTGTCCGACCCTGACCTAAAGGTCGGTAGAAAGTGAAAAACCATGAAATACCTAATTTTCGGCAATGGCTATCTTGGCCAACAATTTCATAAATATTTTAAAGGCTCGGTGATGAGTGAGGTTTTTGTTAAGAAAGAGGAAGATGCTTTGCGTGAGATTGAGAAACATGAGCCGGAATGGGTGCTAAATTGCGCTGGGATAACTGGCCGGCCTAATATTGATTGGTGCGAAGATAATAAACAGGAGACATTTGAGGGCAATGTTTTATTACCCTTGATGATTGCTAAAGCTTGCAAAAAAGTTGGGGTTAAGATGTTGCATTTGGGCTCGGGCTGCGTATATTCCGGCGATAATAATAGGAAGGGCTGGAGCGAAAAAGACGCGCCAAATTTTAGCGGCAGTTTTTATTCTAAAACCAAGGCCTTAAGCGAGGATATGTTAAAAGATTATAATGTTTTGCAATTGCGTTTGCGGATGCCAATTGATAATGATATTTCCAGTGAAAGAAACTTCATTAAAAAAATTACTGGTTATAAAAAAGTGATTGATATAAAAAATTCCATGACTATTGTTGATGATTTACTGCATGTTGCTGACACTTTGATGTCAAGAAATAAAACCGGAATTTATAATATGGTTAATCCCGGACCGATGAGCCATAGAGAAATTCTTGATTTGTATAAAGAGATGGTTGACTCAAAGTTTAATTACGATATTATTTCAGTTGATGAGTTGCATAAAACGACTAAGGCGGAGAGGAGTAATTGTGTTTTAAATATGGAGAAATTAACGAAAGAAGTGGAGTTAAAGCCGTTGAAAGAGCGTTTGACTGAAATCTTTCAGAGAACACAGGAAAAGTAACTTATAGTAATAAGCTCGCTCACTGCGGTTCGCTTCGCGTAATACAGTTGTAACTCAATAGTCACTCATTGTAATATTTTAAATTTAATCTGCCTTACAGCTTATAGCTTTAAGGCTTTACAGCTCAAAAATTTATGAAAGGAATAATTTTAGCTGGAGGGACTGGTTCGCGCTTAATGCCGTTAACCAAAGTTACAAACAAGCATCTTTTGCCGGTTTACGACAAACCGATGATTTATTATCCGATTATGACTTTGGCCAACGCCGGGATTAAAGATATTATGATTGTTTCCGGCAAGGGGCACGCCGGGCATTTTTTAGAGCTTTTAGGCGACGGGGATGAATTTGATGCTAGATTTTCTTACGCGATTCAAACGGAAGCAGGAGGCATTGCCCAGGCGCTTGGACTTTGCCATGACTATGCCGACCAAGAAAAAATCGCCGTAATCTTAGGAGATAATATTTTTGATTATGATATTAGTAAGGCAATGCGGGATTTTGAGAAACAAGAAAAAGGCGCCAAGGTTTTTCTTAAAGAAGTGAACGATCCGGAGCGTTTTGGAGTGGCAGAAATTCAGGGTGAAAAAATTGTAGGAATTAAAGAAAAGCCAGAGCAACCAAAAAGTAATTATTGCGTGACCGGGCTGTATTTTTATGATAATCAGGTTTGGCAAGTTATAAAAACTTTAAAGCCCTCTGGCCGCGGCGAGTTGGAAATTACTGATGTTAATAATTTTTACATTGAGCAGGGGATAATGACTTATGAAATTTTACAAGGAGATTGGACCGATGCCGGGACTTTTGATTCGTTGCTTCGGGCGAGCAATTTGCTGGCAGAGAAAGAGAAGAATAAGTGATTTAAGCATTGAACCATTCGCACGCCTGCCCGCCTCTGGAGGGAATGGTTCCAAGATTGCAACTGTTTAAAAAGAAAAAACCACTCCGGTAAACCGTGAGTGGTTGTAGATTTTATGATTGGTATCCTACGATTGATTTTGGAATCTCGATTATGCCGCTTTGATGGCCTTGGTTAGTTTTTCAACTTCTCACGTAATCAAAATTACCAGAATAGTTAGGATGATAAGCTATTTAAGCAGCGGTTCCTCCCATCTTTGTTTTTATTCTTCCATTCTGCGCAGACACTCCCAATATAACAGTTCGCAATTACGGCAATCTACACAAACTGAGCTCCAGGGCGTGCTGCACATGCGGACACCTCTACCCTTATAGCGTTTCAGTATTTCCAGTAAGACTTCGGTTTTGATGCAGTAATAATCATTAAGAATACTTTTCCGCCATTCGTAGTCTTCTGACATAACCACATTTGCCTGATTATAATAACGCATAAATGTCATAACAACCGGTACTCCTTGAGCCAGGTAATACTCAACTAGTGAATCCTGAACTCCCAGGCCCCAGCTATTTGTTCTGATGCGCACAAACATTACATTCTTTGGGCACTCAACGAACAGGGACTCTCTGCCATTACAAGTAAAGACTACTGGTGCCGGAAAGTCAAAACGAGGATGCGAGGTGTTGAAGAAACGGTGTTCATACTGGTTAGTGGATTCAATAACATATTCTCGTTGAATATTGCTATCATGACCACTATTAATACGAACAATTTTCCCTGCCGCTTCTTGGGGAGTAGGAAACAATGGCTTGTCTAGTGTCCGATAGAATCTCCCACCATTATAGAAGCACTCGGCACATCCCATGGGACATTCTCCGGTCTGGGGGATACAGTCAATCAAATTAGTGTTAGCCAGCTTGGGGTTTCTGTCCATAATCTTCTCCTTTGAGCACAATTGTTTCAGGATATTTCGGAAGAGGTTCATTAGGAATAAAGCCCCGCTTCAAAAGTGCTTCCCCAACAGCCCAGAGCCGAACATTTAGGAACCGTTCTCCCATTGAGGGGTCATTATTCTGCTCGGTGCGCCCCTTCCTTTTTGAACGAGCCATAGTTTCTCCTCCTTTTTTGAGTGGTTTTTGTAGGTTTATTTCGTTGGCTTTATATTATTCTTTTATAATCTTTTTGTCAAATGGATATTCTTCATCTCAAAAAAATTCTCAAATTAACTAAAGCTGGGTTGATTTTGTTTTTTGTTTTTCTCTTTTGCTATTTATTTTATAAAGATTTTGTACCTTCTGGAAAATTAGTTATCATTAATA is a window from the Patescibacteria group bacterium genome containing:
- a CDS encoding GDP-mannose 4,6-dehydratase, with amino-acid sequence MKLLITGGAGFIGSNFIRYILKKYPGYKIINLDKLTYAGNLENLRDLSAPGGENDPRYKFVKGDICDEKIVSEAAKDVDAIVNFAAESISEETYLPIWNRGNIEVTTLKELFEKVVHQNKTKVVVRKDREIINFAHKNYKVLSYKGGIGYWMPIKQMSRHKYKGKLIRLSQKWGEITATPNHSIYDCDFNLTTPLKNPELLGLRNINHISKKKKYLNFSGKKLKVLLRVLGAYISEGWTTYNKRNGSYHFGISNTDEEQIVLLKDDLLSLGYRPNITKTKGGLFQLIISNKGFFNFVRKEAGFRSAGKFIPSFIFQLETSLQQEFLRLLVWGDGQEIVNKNYKTTRYVTKSKKLATGLSLLLSLFHYNYSVGYDKRFNAYIIVWGNDYTISLINKEYTEIPYDGYVYDISVDNLKNFVCGVGNIVVHNTHVDRSLYEPGSFIKTDVYGTWVLLEVVKRFKIKKYLQVSTDEVYGDVSSPNFSKETDLLHPSSPYSASKAGGDMQVLASHRTFDLPILITRSSNNYGPFQYPEKIVPLFITNCLENKEVPVYDGGTQIRDWLYVEDNCTGIDTVLHKGEFGEIYNIGANQEPEITNLELTKTILKLTEKDESLIKHVTGLRPGHDQRYAVDTTKIRKLGWEPKMSFKEGMSQTVYWYVKNQDWWKKIKSGEYLEYYKKHYRE
- a CDS encoding sugar nucleotide-binding protein produces the protein MKYLIFGNGYLGQQFHKYFKGSVMSEVFVKKEEDALREIEKHEPEWVLNCAGITGRPNIDWCEDNKQETFEGNVLLPLMIAKACKKVGVKMLHLGSGCVYSGDNNRKGWSEKDAPNFSGSFYSKTKALSEDMLKDYNVLQLRLRMPIDNDISSERNFIKKITGYKKVIDIKNSMTIVDDLLHVADTLMSRNKTGIYNMVNPGPMSHREILDLYKEMVDSKFNYDIISVDELHKTTKAERSNCVLNMEKLTKEVELKPLKERLTEIFQRTQEK
- a CDS encoding NTP transferase domain-containing protein, with the protein product MKGIILAGGTGSRLMPLTKVTNKHLLPVYDKPMIYYPIMTLANAGIKDIMIVSGKGHAGHFLELLGDGDEFDARFSYAIQTEAGGIAQALGLCHDYADQEKIAVILGDNIFDYDISKAMRDFEKQEKGAKVFLKEVNDPERFGVAEIQGEKIVGIKEKPEQPKSNYCVTGLYFYDNQVWQVIKTLKPSGRGELEITDVNNFYIEQGIMTYEILQGDWTDAGTFDSLLRASNLLAEKEKNK